A single Sphingomonas sp. IW22 DNA region contains:
- a CDS encoding GH92 family glycosyl hydrolase has protein sequence MTPTRRQLLAGTGGLALTGALPRTASAAPTATPPNLFVGTGGHGHTYPGATLPFGMIQLSPDTNVSGWDACSGYHVKDGSIMGFSHTHLSGTGIGDMLDVLVVPTTGPVRLKPGTPEDFADGYRQRFRDEHAEPGYYRVTLEKGVRAELTVTDRTGWHRHTFPAGPGHILVDFAHMILDPWDKGTLVDDASLAIDADGTLTGSRRVHRWAKGRRIHFAMQLSRKPDRVTFYGDDDAEQPAGTTGVKGAKLKVALHYDDAGAAPILIRCAVSAVDVAGARANLAAEASHWDFDRIRRAARARWMAALDAVKVDGGTPDQRTIMASALYHALLAPTLFTDSDGRFMGMDRQVHRAGADAPAFSTYSLWDTYRAFHPLITLIDRERATMFTRDLIRQTQQSRYGAPVWQLQGIETGTMIGWHAVSVLAEAKAKGIEADYAAAWPALRRRAFDADMPDVDGTLGRDFYIKRGWIPADRIWESVSRTQEYAYDDWAGAVIADAAGASADAAALRKRSLNYRNVLDPSIGFARPRFDDGSWWSPYDPIQIGHDPKKYRDYTEANGWQTTFLNQHDIYGHIALFGGDKGYEARLDAFFNAPSTLPDNAPPDISGLVGQYAHGNEPNHHCAYLYAYCGAPHKTQAMVRRLLVEMYKNDPDGVIGNDDCGQMSAWFVFSALGFYPVDPVSALYVFGSPLFDEAQMRLGGGRRLTVRATGNAPHRPYVQSVTWNGRPWTRNWISHADLAQGGTLVFAMGDRPSRFGMAKADRPPSHGRLST, from the coding sequence ATGACCCCCACGCGCCGACAATTGCTGGCTGGAACCGGGGGGCTGGCGCTGACCGGCGCCCTGCCACGCACCGCCTCCGCCGCGCCCACCGCCACGCCGCCCAATCTTTTCGTCGGAACCGGCGGTCACGGCCATACCTATCCCGGCGCGACATTGCCGTTCGGCATGATCCAGCTCAGCCCCGATACCAATGTGTCGGGCTGGGATGCCTGTTCGGGCTATCACGTCAAGGACGGCTCGATCATGGGGTTCAGCCACACCCATTTGTCCGGCACCGGCATTGGCGACATGCTGGACGTGCTGGTGGTACCGACCACCGGCCCTGTGCGGCTGAAGCCGGGTACGCCGGAAGATTTCGCCGACGGATACCGCCAGCGTTTCCGCGATGAACATGCCGAACCCGGCTATTACCGGGTCACGCTGGAAAAAGGCGTACGGGCCGAGCTGACGGTGACCGACCGCACCGGCTGGCATCGCCATACCTTTCCGGCGGGGCCCGGCCATATCCTGGTCGACTTCGCGCACATGATCCTTGACCCGTGGGACAAGGGAACGCTGGTCGACGACGCATCGCTGGCGATCGACGCCGACGGCACGCTGACGGGCAGCCGCCGTGTGCATCGCTGGGCCAAGGGACGGCGCATCCATTTCGCGATGCAGCTGTCCCGCAAGCCCGACCGTGTCACCTTCTATGGCGACGACGATGCCGAACAGCCCGCCGGGACCACCGGCGTGAAGGGCGCCAAGCTGAAGGTCGCGCTGCATTATGACGATGCCGGTGCCGCGCCGATCCTGATCCGCTGCGCCGTGTCCGCCGTGGACGTGGCCGGCGCCCGCGCCAATCTGGCGGCAGAAGCGTCCCATTGGGACTTTGACCGCATCCGCCGCGCCGCCCGCGCTCGCTGGATGGCCGCGCTGGATGCGGTAAAGGTTGACGGCGGCACCCCCGATCAGCGCACCATAATGGCCAGTGCGCTGTATCACGCGCTACTGGCCCCGACGCTGTTCACCGACAGCGACGGACGGTTCATGGGAATGGACCGCCAGGTCCACCGCGCGGGCGCCGACGCGCCTGCCTTCAGCACCTATTCGCTGTGGGACACCTATCGCGCCTTTCACCCGCTGATCACGCTGATCGATCGCGAGCGTGCGACGATGTTCACGCGCGACCTGATCCGCCAGACACAGCAGAGCCGCTATGGTGCGCCGGTCTGGCAGCTTCAGGGGATCGAGACGGGCACGATGATCGGCTGGCACGCAGTATCGGTGCTGGCAGAGGCAAAGGCCAAGGGGATCGAGGCCGACTATGCCGCCGCATGGCCCGCGCTGCGCCGCCGTGCCTTCGACGCCGACATGCCCGATGTCGACGGCACGCTGGGCCGCGATTTCTATATCAAGCGCGGCTGGATTCCCGCGGACCGGATATGGGAGTCGGTCAGTCGGACACAGGAATATGCATATGACGACTGGGCGGGGGCGGTCATTGCCGATGCGGCGGGGGCCAGTGCCGATGCCGCGGCGCTGCGCAAGCGGAGCCTGAACTATCGCAACGTCCTCGACCCCTCGATCGGCTTTGCCCGGCCGCGTTTCGATGACGGCAGCTGGTGGTCGCCCTATGACCCGATCCAGATCGGCCACGACCCCAAGAAATATCGCGACTATACCGAAGCGAATGGCTGGCAGACCACCTTCCTGAACCAGCACGACATTTACGGACACATCGCGCTGTTCGGCGGCGACAAGGGGTATGAAGCGCGGCTCGACGCCTTTTTCAACGCGCCCTCGACACTGCCCGACAATGCGCCGCCCGACATTTCCGGGTTGGTCGGCCAATATGCGCACGGCAACGAACCAAACCACCATTGCGCTTATCTCTACGCCTATTGCGGCGCGCCGCATAAGACGCAGGCGATGGTGCGCCGGCTGTTGGTGGAGATGTACAAGAACGATCCCGACGGCGTGATCGGCAATGACGATTGCGGGCAGATGAGCGCGTGGTTCGTCTTTTCGGCGCTGGGCTTCTACCCGGTCGATCCGGTCAGCGCGCTATACGTCTTTGGCTCACCCCTGTTCGATGAAGCGCAGATGCGGCTGGGCGGCGGGCGGCGATTGACGGTACGTGCCACGGGCAACGCACCCCACCGCCCCTATGTCCAGTCAGTGACGTGGAACGGGCGGCCATGGACGCGCAACTGGATCAGCCACGCCGATCTGGCGCAGGGCGGCACACTGGTCTTTGCCATGGGCGACCGCCCATCGCGGTTCGGCATGGCCAAGGCGGATCGTCCACCGTCACACGGACGCCTGTCCACCTGA
- a CDS encoding GH92 family glycosyl hydrolase codes for MSRATLYRALAGVALIAVVGAPLTAQDGKRAPVDLVDARVGTAPLDRQELIGNAPPPGEPVYSGITSPGARLPHSGVEAAPVNVNLDLNYPTGVPTPYHYPNPSMIGFTGGGGPTYGGRAEPMVMPVVGDWTVPPAYTQSAYDKGREVARPGYYSVFLDSFRTRAELTATRAASLMRFTFPQTDRAHVLVNLRRRGGEVEVVGDRTIRGHAARDGDRAEQAYFIAEFSKPFTGMGTFRGVLDRPAWGIGEKDVQAGRRSISGNFAGAYLNFTTRDGEAVLMRMAHGHSYADAERKLRAELPDYDFDKVRGAARAEWSDLLGRIQVSGGTEKQRRLFYSTLFQSFASPRLIARKGEQFADAKGRVRTATHDRYGPVPFWDTGRNQIVLLELLEPDVVRDIMASELDMARTRGYMNTSFHADNAVFLYLGAMRRGIPFDYAAAYEYLRRNAVDPKGPRDYLAEYMARGWVSDIVPDGNPSPPYAGGKAGAAKTLEYAWDDHAMAELAERLGKSADAALFRKRAANWRNVFDATTGFVRGRTEDGKWIAPFDPQEPYYNFMMKEASGWSTLWLVPHDVGGLARGLGGRAAFNAKLDRFFATPYAPKGVCRDCTGLIGQFVQGNQPDQHAPYLYAWGGQPWKTQALTRRILDTLYGSDAAGLGFPGMDDQGATSSWYVMSAMGFYPVDPSSDVYVIGSPVFDRVAMRMGGGATFEVVAKNNSPTNVYIQSATLNGRPWNRPWFRHADIAKGGRFEFVMGPKPGKWGSAPDTAPPSMTPMP; via the coding sequence ATGAGCCGCGCGACCCTGTACCGCGCGCTGGCCGGTGTAGCCCTGATCGCAGTGGTCGGCGCACCCCTTACGGCGCAGGACGGGAAGCGGGCGCCGGTCGATCTGGTCGATGCCCGCGTCGGTACCGCGCCGCTCGACCGACAGGAACTGATCGGCAACGCACCGCCGCCGGGTGAGCCGGTCTATTCGGGCATCACGTCCCCCGGCGCACGACTGCCGCACAGCGGGGTCGAAGCGGCACCTGTGAACGTCAATCTGGACCTGAACTATCCCACCGGCGTTCCGACGCCCTATCATTACCCCAACCCGTCGATGATCGGCTTCACGGGCGGCGGGGGTCCGACCTATGGCGGGCGTGCCGAGCCGATGGTGATGCCGGTTGTCGGCGACTGGACGGTGCCGCCCGCTTATACCCAGTCCGCCTATGACAAGGGGCGGGAGGTCGCGCGGCCCGGCTATTATTCGGTGTTCCTAGACAGTTTTCGCACCCGTGCCGAACTGACCGCCACGCGCGCGGCCAGCCTGATGCGCTTTACCTTTCCACAGACCGACCGGGCGCATGTGCTGGTCAATCTGCGCCGACGCGGTGGCGAAGTGGAGGTTGTGGGCGACCGCACCATCCGCGGCCATGCCGCGCGCGACGGCGACCGGGCGGAGCAGGCCTATTTCATTGCCGAATTTTCCAAGCCATTTACGGGCATGGGGACGTTTCGCGGCGTTCTGGACCGACCCGCATGGGGCATTGGCGAAAAGGACGTGCAGGCGGGGCGGCGCAGCATTTCGGGCAATTTCGCGGGCGCCTATCTGAACTTCACGACGCGGGATGGCGAAGCGGTGCTGATGCGGATGGCGCATGGCCACAGCTATGCCGATGCCGAGCGGAAGCTGCGTGCCGAACTGCCCGATTATGATTTCGACAAGGTGCGGGGCGCGGCGCGTGCCGAATGGTCCGACCTGCTGGGCCGGATTCAGGTGTCCGGCGGCACCGAAAAGCAGCGGCGGCTATTCTACTCCACGCTGTTTCAGTCCTTTGCCAGCCCGCGCCTGATCGCGCGCAAGGGTGAGCAGTTCGCCGACGCCAAGGGGCGGGTTCGCACCGCGACGCATGACCGATATGGGCCGGTTCCTTTTTGGGATACGGGCCGCAACCAGATCGTGCTGCTGGAGCTGCTGGAACCCGATGTCGTGCGCGACATCATGGCGTCCGAGCTCGATATGGCGCGGACGCGCGGCTATATGAACACGTCGTTCCACGCGGATAACGCGGTGTTCCTGTATTTGGGGGCGATGCGGCGCGGCATCCCGTTCGATTATGCCGCCGCCTATGAATATCTGCGCCGCAATGCCGTCGATCCAAAGGGGCCGCGCGATTATCTGGCGGAGTATATGGCCCGCGGCTGGGTGTCGGACATTGTGCCCGACGGCAATCCCAGCCCGCCTTATGCCGGCGGCAAGGCGGGTGCGGCCAAGACGCTGGAATATGCGTGGGACGATCACGCCATGGCCGAACTGGCCGAGCGGCTGGGCAAAAGTGCCGACGCCGCGCTGTTCCGCAAGCGGGCGGCGAACTGGCGTAACGTGTTCGACGCCACGACGGGCTTCGTGCGCGGGCGGACCGAAGACGGCAAGTGGATCGCGCCGTTCGATCCGCAGGAGCCCTATTACAACTTCATGATGAAGGAAGCGTCGGGCTGGTCGACATTGTGGCTGGTGCCGCACGATGTCGGCGGGCTGGCGCGCGGCCTGGGTGGACGTGCGGCATTCAATGCCAAGCTCGACCGGTTTTTCGCGACGCCCTATGCGCCCAAGGGCGTGTGCCGCGATTGTACCGGACTGATCGGCCAGTTCGTGCAGGGCAATCAGCCCGATCAGCACGCGCCCTATCTCTACGCATGGGGCGGGCAGCCATGGAAGACGCAGGCGCTGACCCGCCGCATCCTCGATACGCTCTATGGCAGCGACGCGGCAGGGCTGGGCTTTCCCGGCATGGACGATCAGGGCGCGACATCGTCCTGGTATGTGATGAGCGCGATGGGCTTTTATCCCGTCGATCCGTCAAGCGACGTCTATGTCATCGGCAGTCCCGTTTTCGATCGCGTGGCGATGCGGATGGGCGGTGGTGCGACATTTGAGGTGGTGGCGAAGAACAACTCGCCCACCAACGTCTATATCCAGTCCGCCACGCTGAACGGCCGCCCGTGGAACCGTCCGTGGTTCCGCCATGCCGATATCGCAAAGGGCGGTCGGTTCGAGTTCGTGATGGGGCCCAAGCCCGGCAAATGGGGCAGCGCGCCCGACACCGCGCCCCCGTCGATGACGCCCATGCCCTGA
- a CDS encoding glutaminase domain-containing protein, which produces MGFRRNHSAAFCRIAGLAILAAATSPLAAQAPVTTRTPATPLVAHDPYFSIWSFEDLLAERPTRHWTGSEQQLSGFVRVDGKLLRFMGGGGGEAMVQRSRSITPTTTAYEMEGGGIRLTATFFTPALPNDLDLLSRPVTYLSWSVRSADGRPHAVQLYFDASAQLAVDSEQQRVTWGSARVGDMTVMRIGTSEQAVLQKVGDNLRIDWGWAQLAVPQQPGATTAMIGMGDRGAFMEGKQLPADDLAMPRLAHQNRPLMATRFDFGTVGAEAQTRRAMLAYDDIDAIEYFKRRLPAYWRRDGMTMAELLLKAEAEEASLRERGAAFDRELIGDLERAGGREYAELAVVAYRQTLAAHKLVADIDGRPLYFSKENFSNGCIATVDVTYPSSPFFLLLNPGLLEAQLRPILDYAKMPRWRFPFAPHDLGTYPQANGQVYGGGETSADDQMPVEESGNMLLMIAALAKVRGNADFAGEYWPLLSRWADFLLDKGLDPENQLSTDDFAGHLAHNANLSIKAISALDAYAELARMLGKSGEAGRYRTAARNMARQWLTMARDGDHTRLAFDKPGTWSQKYNLVWDKVLDRNLFPDALAQSEVRFYLTQQGPFGLPLDNRKTYTKLDWIVWSATLADSGADFRSLVAPVHRFMRESPTRVPLSDWYETTDGRQVGFQARSVVGGVYMKMLSDPALWRKWASRARGAGDAK; this is translated from the coding sequence ATGGGGTTTCGTCGTAACCATTCCGCCGCATTCTGCCGGATCGCAGGGCTGGCGATATTGGCGGCCGCCACCTCGCCGCTCGCGGCGCAGGCGCCCGTGACGACGCGCACGCCCGCGACTCCGCTGGTCGCGCACGACCCTTATTTCAGTATCTGGAGCTTCGAGGACCTGCTGGCCGAACGACCGACCCGCCACTGGACCGGGAGCGAGCAGCAATTGAGCGGGTTCGTCCGCGTCGATGGCAAGCTGTTGCGCTTCATGGGCGGCGGCGGCGGGGAGGCGATGGTCCAGCGATCGCGTTCGATCACGCCGACGACGACCGCCTATGAGATGGAAGGCGGCGGCATCCGGCTGACCGCGACCTTCTTCACCCCTGCGCTGCCCAACGATCTCGACTTGTTGTCGCGCCCAGTCACTTATCTGAGCTGGTCCGTCCGCTCCGCAGACGGGCGCCCTCATGCCGTCCAGCTGTATTTTGACGCCAGCGCGCAACTGGCGGTCGACAGCGAGCAGCAGCGCGTCACCTGGGGCAGCGCGCGGGTCGGTGACATGACCGTCATGCGGATCGGCACCAGCGAGCAGGCGGTGCTGCAAAAGGTCGGTGACAATCTGCGCATCGATTGGGGCTGGGCACAACTGGCGGTTCCGCAACAGCCGGGCGCGACCACCGCGATGATCGGCATGGGCGATCGCGGCGCGTTCATGGAGGGCAAGCAATTGCCCGCCGACGATCTGGCGATGCCGCGTCTGGCGCATCAGAACCGGCCCCTGATGGCCACGCGGTTCGATTTCGGCACCGTCGGCGCCGAGGCCCAGACCCGCCGTGCGATGCTGGCCTATGACGACATCGACGCGATCGAATATTTCAAGCGGCGGTTGCCCGCTTATTGGCGACGCGACGGCATGACCATGGCCGAACTGCTGTTGAAGGCGGAGGCTGAGGAAGCGTCGCTGCGCGAACGCGGCGCGGCGTTCGACCGCGAACTGATCGGCGATCTGGAGCGGGCCGGCGGGCGCGAATATGCCGAACTCGCGGTTGTCGCCTATCGCCAGACACTGGCCGCGCACAAGCTGGTGGCCGATATCGACGGACGGCCGCTTTATTTCTCGAAGGAAAATTTCAGCAACGGCTGCATCGCGACCGTCGATGTCACGTACCCGTCGTCGCCCTTTTTCCTGCTGCTGAATCCCGGCCTGCTCGAAGCACAGCTGCGACCCATCCTCGATTATGCGAAGATGCCGCGCTGGCGCTTCCCCTTTGCGCCGCACGACCTTGGCACCTACCCACAGGCGAACGGTCAGGTTTATGGCGGGGGTGAAACATCCGCCGACGACCAGATGCCAGTCGAGGAAAGCGGCAACATGCTGCTGATGATCGCCGCGCTGGCCAAGGTGCGCGGCAATGCCGACTTTGCGGGCGAATATTGGCCCTTGCTGTCGCGCTGGGCCGATTTCCTGCTCGACAAGGGGCTGGACCCCGAAAATCAGCTGAGCACCGACGATTTCGCCGGGCATCTTGCCCATAATGCCAATCTGTCGATCAAGGCGATCAGTGCGCTGGACGCCTATGCCGAACTGGCGCGGATGCTGGGGAAATCGGGTGAGGCCGGTCGTTACCGCACCGCCGCGCGGAACATGGCGCGCCAGTGGCTGACCATGGCCAGGGACGGCGACCATACGCGCCTGGCCTTCGACAAGCCGGGCACGTGGAGCCAGAAGTACAACCTTGTCTGGGACAAGGTGCTGGATCGCAACCTGTTCCCCGACGCGCTGGCGCAGAGCGAAGTGCGTTTTTACCTGACCCAGCAGGGCCCCTTTGGCCTGCCGCTCGACAATCGCAAAACCTATACCAAGCTCGACTGGATCGTGTGGAGCGCGACGCTGGCCGACAGCGGCGCCGATTTCCGGTCGCTGGTCGCCCCCGTCCATCGTTTCATGCGCGAAAGCCCGACGCGCGTGCCGCTCAGCGACTGGTATGAAACGACCGACGGACGACAGGTCGGCTTTCAGGCGCGGTCCGTGGTCGGCGGCGTTTATATGAAGATGCTGTCCGATCCGGCGCTCTGGCGGAAATGGGCCAGCCGCGCGCGCGGTGCCGGAGACGCGAAATGA
- a CDS encoding septal ring lytic transglycosylase RlpA family protein — MSLKRSLAVIGSGFALFVATPALAEEAASATESPSVIEKVGEGLASFFGREIAGNRTASGEKCDPDTLTAAHRTLPFGSLVRVTDALTGNSVIVRINDRGPFSGKRVIDLSKAAARELGIVGRGTARVLLSLASQN, encoded by the coding sequence GTGTCGTTGAAACGCTCGCTCGCCGTGATCGGTTCCGGTTTTGCCCTGTTCGTCGCAACCCCCGCGCTGGCGGAAGAAGCGGCTTCGGCAACCGAAAGCCCCTCGGTGATCGAGAAGGTAGGCGAAGGCCTTGCCAGTTTCTTCGGCCGTGAAATCGCCGGCAATCGCACCGCCAGCGGTGAGAAATGCGATCCTGACACACTGACTGCCGCCCATCGCACCCTGCCCTTTGGCAGTCTGGTTCGTGTAACCGATGCACTGACGGGCAACAGCGTGATCGTCCGCATCAATGATCGCGGCCCCTTTTCGGGCAAGCGCGTGATTGATCTTTCCAAGGCGGCGGCACGTGAACTGGGTATTGTCGGTCGCGGGACCGCGCGCGTTTTGCTGAGCCTGGCGTCACAGAACTGA